From the genome of Azospirillum brasilense, one region includes:
- the rplR gene encoding 50S ribosomal protein L18 has product MLKPKQLHERRKQRVRAQIAKKAGGRARLSVFRSNLHIYAQIIDDENGRTVASASSVEKELREQLKHGGNVEAAQKIGALIAERAKAAGVTEVVFDRGGYIYHGRVKALADAAREGGLSF; this is encoded by the coding sequence ATGCTCAAGCCAAAGCAACTCCACGAGCGCCGCAAGCAGCGCGTGCGCGCGCAGATTGCCAAGAAGGCCGGCGGGCGGGCTCGCCTCTCGGTTTTCCGGTCCAATCTGCACATCTACGCCCAGATCATCGACGACGAGAACGGCCGCACGGTCGCCTCGGCCTCGTCCGTGGAAAAGGAGCTGCGCGAGCAGCTCAAGCACGGTGGGAACGTCGAAGCCGCCCAGAAGATCGGTGCGCTCATCGCCGAGCGCGCCAAGGCGGCGGGCGTCACCGAGGTCGTGTTCGACCGTGGTGGCTACATTTACCACGGCCGGGTCAAGGCCCTGGCTGACGCCGCCCGCGAGGGCGGGCTGTCGTTCTAA
- the rpsE gene encoding 30S ribosomal protein S5 — translation MARERGERSDRDRQPRDRDREESELIEKLVGINRVAKVVKGGRRFGFAALVVVGDGKGRVGVGSGKAREVPEAIRKATDQAKRGMIRVPLREGRTLHHDSNGHFGAGKVVLRTAPAGTGIIAGGPMRAIFEALGVQDVVTKSIGTSNPHNMIKATFDALSQVSSPRSVAARRGRRVSDILGKRETGAAGAQEA, via the coding sequence ATGGCACGTGAAAGAGGCGAGCGGAGCGACCGTGATCGGCAGCCGCGCGATCGCGACCGGGAAGAGAGCGAGCTGATCGAAAAGCTCGTTGGGATCAACCGCGTCGCCAAGGTTGTGAAGGGTGGCCGTCGCTTCGGCTTCGCCGCCCTGGTGGTGGTCGGTGACGGCAAGGGCCGCGTCGGCGTCGGATCGGGCAAGGCCCGTGAGGTGCCGGAGGCGATCCGCAAGGCCACCGACCAGGCGAAGCGCGGTATGATCCGCGTTCCGCTGCGCGAAGGCCGCACGCTGCACCATGACTCCAACGGTCACTTCGGTGCCGGCAAGGTCGTGCTGCGCACCGCCCCGGCCGGTACCGGCATCATCGCCGGCGGTCCGATGCGCGCGATCTTCGAGGCGCTGGGTGTGCAGGACGTGGTGACGAAGTCCATCGGCACCTCGAACCCGCACAACATGATCAAGGCGACCTTCGACGCCCTGTCGCAGGTTTCCAGCCCGCGCAGCGTCGCCGCCCGTCGCGGCCGTCGCGTGAGCGACATCCTCGGCAAGCGTGAAACCGGCGCTGCCGGTGCGCAGGAGGCTTGA
- the rpmD gene encoding 50S ribosomal protein L30 yields MAEKKTVIVTQTGSPIGRKHDQRETLVGLGLNKLHRTRELEDTPAVRGMIAKVAHLVRVENEG; encoded by the coding sequence ATGGCCGAGAAGAAGACCGTCATCGTCACCCAGACCGGCAGCCCGATCGGCCGCAAGCACGACCAGCGTGAAACGCTGGTCGGTCTGGGTCTCAACAAGCTGCACCGGACCCGCGAACTGGAGGACACTCCGGCCGTGCGGGGCATGATCGCCAAGGTCGCGCACCTGGTCCGCGTCGAGAACGAGGGCTGA
- the rplO gene encoding 50S ribosomal protein L15 produces MTKLNDLRDNPGARKERMRVGRGIGSGKGKTGGRGVKGQTSRTGVAINGFEGGQMPLHRRLPKRGFRNIFAKEYSVVNLGLVQKFIDAGKLDASQTIDAVALEAAGVTGKVKKDGVRLLGKGALTTKASFTVAGASKSAVEAVEKAGGSVTLTASAAEAAE; encoded by the coding sequence ATGACGAAGCTGAACGATCTCCGGGACAACCCCGGTGCCCGTAAGGAGCGCATGCGCGTCGGCCGCGGTATCGGTTCGGGCAAGGGCAAGACCGGCGGCCGTGGCGTCAAGGGTCAGACCTCGCGCACCGGCGTGGCCATCAACGGCTTTGAAGGCGGCCAGATGCCCCTTCACCGCCGCCTTCCGAAGCGCGGTTTCCGCAACATCTTCGCGAAGGAATACTCGGTCGTGAACCTGGGCCTGGTCCAGAAGTTCATCGACGCCGGCAAGCTCGACGCCAGCCAGACCATCGACGCGGTGGCCCTGGAAGCGGCGGGGGTCACCGGCAAGGTGAAGAAGGACGGCGTCCGTCTTCTGGGCAAGGGCGCCCTGACGACGAAAGCCAGCTTCACCGTGGCCGGCGCCTCCAAGTCGGCTGTGGAAGCGGTCGAGAAGGCGGGTGGCAGCGTCACGCTGACCGCGTCCGCCGCCGAAGCCGCCGAGTGA
- the secY gene encoding preprotein translocase subunit SecY, giving the protein MASAAEQLAANINFGAFSKATELKKRIWFTLGALIIYRLGTYIPIPGVNPQILADIFRQQGGGILGMFDMLAGGALHRMTIFALNIMPYISASIIVQLLTAVSPQMEALKKEGESGRKKLNQYTRYGTVLLATVQAWGLAVGLEAMTGASGAAVPEPGLFFKIATVITLVGGTMFLMWLGEQITARGIGNGISLIIFAGIVAELPRALVSTLELGRTGALSTLFIVFLLLMAVGVVFFIVFMERAQRRLLIQYPKRQMGNRVFGGEASHLPLKLNTSGVIPPIFASSLLLLPLTAVGFAGGEGPEWLQTVTRYLAHGTPLYMILYSALIIFFCFFYTAIVFNPADTAENLRKYGGFIPGIRPGKNTADYIDYVLTRLTVIGSAYLVAVCLLPEILISQHSVPFYFGGTSLLIVVTVTMDTVAQIHSHLLAHQYEGLIKKAKLRGRK; this is encoded by the coding sequence ATGGCATCAGCGGCCGAGCAGCTTGCCGCGAACATTAATTTCGGGGCCTTCTCCAAGGCGACCGAGCTGAAGAAGCGGATCTGGTTCACCCTTGGTGCCTTGATCATCTACCGCCTGGGCACCTACATCCCGATTCCGGGCGTCAACCCGCAGATCCTCGCCGATATTTTCCGGCAGCAGGGCGGGGGCATCCTGGGCATGTTCGACATGCTGGCCGGCGGCGCGCTGCACCGCATGACGATCTTCGCGCTCAACATCATGCCGTACATTTCGGCTTCCATCATCGTGCAGCTTCTGACCGCGGTATCGCCGCAGATGGAAGCGCTGAAGAAGGAAGGCGAGTCGGGCCGCAAGAAGCTGAACCAGTACACCCGCTACGGCACCGTCCTTCTGGCGACCGTGCAGGCCTGGGGCTTGGCGGTGGGGCTCGAGGCGATGACCGGCGCATCCGGCGCCGCGGTTCCGGAACCGGGGCTGTTCTTCAAGATCGCCACGGTCATCACGCTGGTCGGCGGCACGATGTTCCTGATGTGGCTGGGCGAGCAGATCACCGCCCGCGGCATCGGCAACGGGATTTCCCTCATCATCTTCGCCGGCATCGTCGCCGAGCTGCCGCGCGCTCTCGTCAGCACGCTGGAGCTAGGCCGCACCGGCGCGCTGTCCACGCTGTTCATCGTCTTCCTGCTGCTGATGGCGGTGGGCGTCGTGTTCTTCATCGTGTTCATGGAGCGCGCGCAGCGCCGGCTGCTGATCCAGTATCCGAAGCGTCAGATGGGCAACCGCGTGTTCGGCGGCGAAGCGTCGCACCTGCCGCTGAAGCTGAACACCTCGGGCGTCATTCCGCCGATCTTCGCGTCTTCGCTGCTGCTGCTGCCGCTGACCGCGGTCGGCTTCGCCGGCGGCGAGGGTCCGGAGTGGCTGCAGACGGTCACGCGCTATCTGGCGCATGGCACGCCGCTTTACATGATCCTGTATTCGGCGCTGATCATCTTCTTCTGCTTCTTCTATACGGCCATCGTCTTCAACCCCGCGGACACGGCCGAGAACCTGCGTAAGTATGGCGGCTTCATTCCCGGCATCCGTCCGGGCAAGAACACCGCGGACTACATCGACTACGTGCTGACCCGGTTGACGGTGATCGGTTCGGCCTACCTTGTGGCGGTTTGTCTCCTCCCCGAAATCCTGATTTCCCAGCATTCGGTTCCGTTCTATTTTGGCGGCACCAGCCTGCTGATCGTGGTCACGGTGACGATGGACACGGTTGCGCAGATTCATTCCCATCTGCTGGCCCACCAGTATGAGGGGCTGATTAAAAAAGCGAAGCTTCGGGGGAGAAAGTAA
- a CDS encoding adenylate kinase, protein MNLILLGPPGAGKGTQARRLEDTRGLVQLSTGDMLRAMVAEGGPLGQQAKDIMSAGKLMPDELMVKIIAERISKPDVANGFILDGFPRTVAQAEALDTMLSDKGLKLDHVIEMKVVDDILVERITGRYTCAKCGKGYHDVFEKPKIEGVCDVCGSTEFKRRADDNADTVKTRLAQYHEQTAPILPYYQSRGVLKTVDGMAEIDDVTKQIEGILAA, encoded by the coding sequence ATGAATCTCATTCTGCTCGGACCGCCGGGCGCCGGGAAGGGGACCCAGGCGCGGCGTCTCGAAGACACGCGCGGGCTCGTCCAGCTTTCCACGGGCGATATGCTCCGCGCGATGGTCGCCGAGGGTGGTCCGCTTGGGCAGCAGGCGAAGGACATCATGTCCGCCGGCAAATTGATGCCGGACGAGCTGATGGTCAAAATCATCGCTGAGCGCATTTCCAAGCCGGATGTGGCCAACGGCTTCATCCTCGATGGTTTCCCGCGCACGGTCGCTCAGGCCGAGGCGCTGGACACCATGCTGTCGGACAAGGGCCTGAAGCTCGATCATGTGATCGAGATGAAGGTCGTGGACGACATCCTGGTGGAGCGCATCACCGGTCGTTACACCTGCGCCAAGTGCGGCAAGGGCTATCACGACGTCTTCGAGAAGCCGAAGATCGAGGGCGTCTGCGATGTCTGCGGCAGCACGGAGTTCAAGCGCCGGGCCGACGACAACGCCGACACGGTGAAGACCCGCCTCGCCCAGTATCACGAGCAGACCGCGCCGATCCTGCCGTATTATCAGAGCCGTGGCGTTCTGAAGACGGTGGACGGCATGGCCGAGATCGACGACGTGACGAAACAGATCGAGGGCATCCTGGCCGCCTGA
- a CDS encoding FadR/GntR family transcriptional regulator yields MSDTEEPHHVPASSQRISEWVAERILERIARGELVPGERLPGERQLAEQLHVSRVSVRAALQKLKTQGFLTAVQGGGTRVVSSVGAMDGALTEMVRVKHANLCDLVEIRQALESWAARRATERATQEQIDHIGRVLAAMGETGRDGKQAADDMDFHLAVAQAAGSPVYLHLLATIRDILGQMMEYHHTEPFALGREALMIDHHRAIYDAIRRRDADAAAVAATDHLGWVLDRYNDLSRKAEDLSRPDTDAAP; encoded by the coding sequence GTGTCCGACACCGAAGAACCCCACCACGTACCGGCCTCCTCCCAGCGCATTTCCGAATGGGTGGCGGAGCGGATTCTCGAACGGATCGCCCGTGGCGAACTCGTTCCGGGAGAGCGCCTTCCCGGCGAGCGCCAGCTTGCGGAGCAGCTCCACGTCAGCCGGGTGTCGGTGCGCGCGGCCCTGCAGAAGCTGAAGACCCAGGGCTTCCTGACCGCGGTGCAGGGCGGCGGCACGCGCGTGGTGTCATCCGTGGGCGCCATGGACGGCGCACTGACCGAGATGGTCCGCGTGAAGCACGCCAACCTCTGCGACCTCGTGGAGATCCGGCAGGCCCTGGAAAGCTGGGCGGCCCGGCGCGCCACCGAACGCGCGACCCAGGAACAGATCGACCACATCGGACGAGTCCTCGCCGCGATGGGCGAGACGGGCCGCGACGGCAAGCAGGCCGCCGACGACATGGACTTCCACCTCGCCGTCGCCCAGGCGGCCGGGAGCCCGGTCTATCTGCATCTGCTGGCGACCATCCGCGACATCCTTGGCCAGATGATGGAGTACCATCACACCGAGCCCTTCGCACTGGGCCGAGAGGCGCTGATGATCGACCATCACCGCGCCATCTACGACGCCATCCGGCGCCGTGATGCCGATGCCGCCGCCGTTGCGGCCACCGACCACCTCGGCTGGGTGCTCGACCGCTACAACGATCTGAGCCGGAAGGCGGAAGATCTGTCCCGCCCCGACACCGACGCCGCTCCGTAA
- a CDS encoding DMT family transporter: protein MPDASTLAPTAHADSAQRIALIALLTGALGIAFAPIFVRLSELGPSATAFWRLAFAIPALWVWMAVEPKGGARSRKPSSLSDHARLTAAGLFFAGDLAIWHWSIRYTSVANSTLLANFAPIFVTLVSWLVFKERFSRTFLMGLGLALCGAVVLMGQSLKLSPDHLFGDALGLLTAVFYGGYILAVGRLRAEFSTATIMTWSGVVTGLALLPIALLSGESLIAGSLEGWAVLLGLALVSHAGGQSLIAYALAHLPAAFSSVSLLLQPAAAAVLAWALLAEPLGALQAVGGAVVLAGILMARRGSR from the coding sequence ATGCCGGACGCCAGCACCCTCGCCCCCACCGCGCACGCCGACTCGGCGCAGCGGATCGCGCTGATCGCCCTTCTGACCGGGGCGCTGGGAATCGCCTTCGCCCCGATCTTCGTGCGCCTGTCCGAACTGGGGCCGAGCGCCACCGCCTTCTGGCGGCTCGCCTTCGCCATCCCGGCCCTGTGGGTCTGGATGGCGGTGGAACCGAAGGGAGGCGCGCGGTCGCGCAAGCCTTCGTCGCTGTCCGACCACGCCCGGCTGACCGCGGCGGGCCTGTTCTTCGCCGGGGATCTCGCCATCTGGCACTGGTCGATCCGCTACACCTCCGTCGCCAACTCCACGCTGCTCGCGAACTTCGCGCCGATCTTCGTGACGCTGGTGTCCTGGCTGGTGTTCAAGGAGCGGTTCAGCCGGACCTTTCTGATGGGGCTCGGTCTGGCGCTGTGCGGGGCCGTCGTTCTGATGGGACAGAGCCTGAAGCTGAGCCCGGACCATCTGTTCGGCGACGCCCTCGGGCTGCTGACCGCGGTTTTCTACGGCGGCTACATCCTGGCGGTGGGTCGGCTGCGGGCGGAGTTCTCCACGGCCACCATCATGACCTGGAGCGGAGTCGTCACCGGCCTCGCCCTGCTGCCCATCGCCCTGCTGTCTGGCGAGAGCCTGATCGCCGGATCGCTTGAGGGCTGGGCGGTGCTGCTGGGGCTCGCCCTGGTCAGCCATGCCGGCGGCCAGAGCCTGATCGCCTACGCGCTGGCCCATCTGCCCGCCGCCTTCTCCTCCGTCAGCCTGCTGCTCCAACCGGCGGCGGCGGCGGTGCTGGCTTGGGCGCTGCTCGCCGAGCCGCTTGGCGCTCTCCAGGCGGTGGGCGGTGCCGTGGTGTTGGCCGGCATCCTGATGGCCCGCCGCGGGAGCCGATGA
- a CDS encoding N-formylglutamate amidohydrolase codes for MTQRSPCKPAEHPRPVTLPSPPRAAPAPPLLGPDDPPPVTVLRPESDSPVLLLCDHASRAIPKALGTLGLDEANLCRHIAYDIGAAELTRRLSERFGAAAVLSGYSRLVIDPNRALDDPTAIPVVSDDVVIPGNRALDRAEEERRIDAIFRPYHEAVAAEVARRRERGQVPVLLSIHSFTPAMRGVARPWHVGILWDHDPRIPIPMIARLRADGRWCVGDNEPYSGRTTLGGTVESHATPAGLPNVLVEVRQDLIATPEGAALWATVLGDALEPILADPGLYQIKLFPRE; via the coding sequence ATGACGCAGCGATCACCCTGCAAGCCCGCCGAACACCCCCGACCGGTGACCCTGCCCTCGCCGCCCCGCGCCGCGCCGGCCCCACCGTTGCTGGGTCCCGACGACCCGCCGCCGGTCACCGTGCTGCGTCCGGAGTCGGACAGCCCGGTCCTTCTGCTGTGCGACCACGCTTCGCGCGCCATCCCGAAGGCACTGGGGACGCTGGGGCTGGACGAGGCGAATCTGTGCCGGCACATCGCCTACGACATCGGCGCGGCGGAGCTGACGCGGCGGCTGTCGGAGCGGTTCGGCGCGGCGGCGGTGCTGTCCGGCTATTCCCGGCTGGTGATCGACCCGAACCGTGCGCTGGATGATCCGACGGCAATCCCGGTGGTCAGCGACGACGTGGTTATTCCCGGCAACCGCGCTCTGGACCGGGCCGAGGAAGAGCGCCGGATCGACGCCATCTTCCGGCCCTACCACGAGGCCGTGGCTGCCGAAGTCGCCCGGCGGCGCGAGCGCGGGCAGGTGCCGGTGCTGCTATCCATCCACAGCTTCACACCCGCCATGCGGGGCGTCGCCCGGCCCTGGCACGTCGGCATCCTATGGGACCACGACCCGCGCATTCCGATTCCAATGATCGCGCGGCTGCGCGCCGACGGGCGCTGGTGCGTCGGCGACAACGAGCCCTACTCGGGCCGGACCACCCTGGGCGGCACGGTGGAAAGCCACGCGACCCCCGCCGGGCTGCCCAACGTCCTGGTCGAGGTGCGCCAGGACCTGATCGCCACGCCGGAAGGGGCGGCGCTGTGGGCAACGGTGCTGGGCGACGCGCTGGAGCCGATCCTGGCCGACCCCGGCCTCTACCAAATCAAACTGTTCCCGCGGGAGTGA
- a CDS encoding carboxylate-amine ligase: protein MEPAFTLGLEEEYLLVDRSSRDIARNPPDEMLEACQEQAPGQIHPEFLRCQIEVGTPVCASLKEARAELARLRATVSGVARAHNLAPIAASTHPFAAWEPQKHTNRDRYNMLARDLGAPARRLMICGMHVHVGIEDDDLRIDLMNQVRYFLPHLLALSTSSPFWRGQDMQRKSYRLAVWNELPRTGMPDSFQSFGEYQQQVNVLVNAGIIEDASKLWWDIRPSQRFPTLEMRITDVCTRLDDAVTVAALFRCLLRMLWRLRLKNVTWRPYKNLLIGENRWRAQRYGLDEGLVDFGRGTIVPYADLMEELIELTREDAERFDCVAEVANARDIIRRGTSAHRQVAIYREALEQGATGWEALAQVVDWLAEETMVGVE from the coding sequence ATGGAACCGGCCTTCACGCTGGGGCTTGAGGAAGAGTATCTGCTGGTGGACCGCAGCTCGCGGGACATCGCGCGCAACCCGCCGGACGAGATGCTGGAGGCCTGCCAGGAGCAGGCGCCGGGCCAGATCCATCCGGAATTCCTGCGCTGCCAGATCGAGGTCGGTACGCCGGTCTGCGCCAGCCTGAAGGAGGCGCGGGCGGAGCTGGCGCGGCTGCGCGCGACAGTGTCCGGGGTAGCGCGCGCCCACAATCTGGCGCCCATCGCCGCTTCCACCCATCCCTTCGCTGCGTGGGAGCCGCAGAAGCACACCAACCGCGACCGCTACAACATGCTGGCCCGCGACCTGGGCGCGCCGGCGCGGCGACTGATGATCTGCGGCATGCACGTCCATGTCGGGATCGAGGACGACGACCTGCGCATCGACCTGATGAATCAGGTCCGCTATTTCCTGCCGCATCTGCTGGCGCTGTCCACCTCATCACCCTTCTGGCGGGGGCAGGACATGCAGCGGAAATCCTACCGGCTGGCGGTGTGGAACGAACTGCCGCGCACCGGCATGCCTGACAGCTTCCAGAGCTTTGGCGAGTATCAGCAGCAGGTGAACGTCCTGGTCAACGCCGGCATCATCGAGGACGCGAGCAAGCTGTGGTGGGACATCCGCCCGTCCCAGCGCTTCCCGACGCTGGAGATGCGGATCACCGACGTCTGCACCCGTCTGGACGACGCGGTGACGGTGGCGGCTCTGTTCCGCTGCCTCCTGCGCATGCTGTGGCGGCTGCGGCTGAAGAACGTGACGTGGCGGCCCTACAAGAACCTGCTGATCGGCGAGAACCGCTGGCGCGCCCAGCGCTACGGCCTCGACGAGGGGCTGGTCGATTTCGGGCGCGGCACCATCGTTCCCTACGCCGACCTGATGGAGGAGCTGATCGAGCTGACGCGCGAGGACGCGGAGCGATTCGATTGCGTGGCGGAGGTTGCCAACGCCCGCGACATCATCCGCCGCGGCACCAGCGCCCACCGGCAGGTGGCCATCTACCGCGAGGCGCTGGAGCAGGGCGCCACCGGCTGGGAGGCCCTGGCCCAAGTGGTCGATTGGCTGGCCGAGGAGACCATGGTCGGGGTGGAGTGA
- a CDS encoding O-acetylhomoserine aminocarboxypropyltransferase yields MADAKFLKFDTLSLHAGQRPDPATGARAVPIYQSTSYVFDDTDHAASLFNLERPGHIYSRISNPTVAVLEERLAALDGGVGAVCTASGQAALTLAIMTLMDAGGHIVASSSIYGGSRNLLAYTLPRFGITTTFVNPRDLDGFRAAIRPETRLLFGEVLGNPGLEVLDIPRLSAIAHDAGLPLMVDATFVTPYLCKPLSVGADLVMHSCTKWLAGHGVAIGGVVIDGGAFDWEASGKFPTLTEPYAGYHGIDFVEEYGPAAFIMRARAEGLRDFGACMSPMNAFQILQGVETLPLRMKGHIHNTRKVLGFLESEAYAENGSVAWVTHPELPDHPDHRLRAQLLPHGAGSIISFGIKGGREAGRRFIEKLALFSHLANVGDAKSLVIHPASTTHAQLDAEALAAAGVGEDMIRLSIGLEDCDDLIDDLRQALRAATKA; encoded by the coding sequence ATGGCCGACGCCAAGTTCCTCAAGTTCGACACGCTGAGCCTGCACGCCGGCCAGCGGCCCGACCCGGCCACCGGGGCGCGGGCGGTGCCGATCTATCAGTCCACGTCCTACGTCTTCGACGACACCGACCACGCGGCCTCGCTGTTCAACCTGGAACGGCCGGGGCACATCTATTCCCGCATCTCCAACCCCACGGTGGCGGTGCTGGAGGAGCGGCTGGCGGCTCTGGACGGCGGTGTCGGCGCGGTCTGCACGGCCAGCGGCCAGGCGGCCCTGACGCTCGCCATCATGACGCTGATGGATGCCGGCGGGCACATCGTCGCCTCCTCCTCGATCTACGGCGGCAGCCGCAACCTGCTGGCCTACACGTTGCCGCGATTCGGCATCACCACGACCTTCGTGAATCCGCGCGACCTCGACGGCTTCCGTGCAGCCATCCGGCCGGAGACGCGGCTGCTGTTCGGCGAGGTTCTGGGCAATCCGGGGCTGGAGGTGCTCGACATCCCCCGCCTGTCGGCCATCGCCCATGACGCCGGTCTGCCGCTGATGGTCGATGCGACCTTCGTCACGCCCTATCTGTGCAAGCCGCTGAGCGTCGGCGCCGATCTGGTCATGCATTCCTGCACCAAGTGGCTGGCCGGGCACGGTGTCGCCATCGGCGGCGTGGTGATCGACGGTGGCGCCTTCGACTGGGAGGCGTCCGGCAAGTTCCCGACCCTGACCGAGCCCTACGCCGGCTATCACGGCATCGACTTCGTGGAGGAGTATGGGCCGGCGGCCTTCATCATGCGCGCCCGCGCCGAGGGGCTGCGCGACTTCGGCGCCTGCATGAGCCCGATGAACGCCTTCCAGATCCTCCAGGGCGTGGAAACCCTGCCGCTGCGCATGAAGGGCCACATCCACAACACCCGCAAGGTGCTGGGCTTCCTCGAATCGGAGGCCTACGCGGAGAACGGCAGCGTCGCCTGGGTCACCCATCCCGAACTGCCCGATCATCCCGACCACCGGCTGCGCGCCCAGCTTCTGCCGCACGGCGCCGGCTCCATCATCTCCTTCGGCATCAAGGGCGGGCGGGAGGCCGGGCGGCGCTTCATCGAGAAGCTGGCGCTGTTCTCCCACCTCGCCAACGTCGGCGACGCCAAATCGCTGGTTATCCATCCTGCCAGCACCACCCACGCCCAGCTCGACGCCGAAGCGCTCGCCGCCGCCGGGGTGGGGGAGGACATGATCCGACTGTCCATCGGGCTGGAGGACTGCGACGACCTGATCGACGATCTGCGCCAAGCGCTGCGCGCCGCGACGAAGGCGTGA
- a CDS encoding alpha/beta fold hydrolase, with translation MELTVNGQTVYAHTGGRPFDPARPALVLIHGAGMDHTVWSLQSRYLAHHGRSVLAVDLPGHGRSGGAPLPSIEELADWVAALLDAAGVAKAALAGHSMGALVALETAARHGDRIESLALLGVAETMPVHPDLLAAAALNDPSAIELVIGWGHGPRGHVGGAAAPGLSLVPGGRRLMQRARPGVLGVDLGACNAYVRGGAAAAAVSCPALFLLGGVDRMTPAKSGKALAAKVRHSEVIQLSGIGHMVMTEAPDATTDAFSAQFSAR, from the coding sequence ATGGAACTGACCGTCAACGGCCAGACCGTCTACGCCCACACCGGCGGGCGGCCTTTCGACCCGGCCCGGCCGGCGCTGGTGCTGATCCACGGCGCCGGCATGGACCACACGGTGTGGAGCCTGCAAAGCCGCTACCTCGCCCATCACGGGCGGTCGGTCCTGGCGGTGGACCTGCCGGGCCACGGCCGCTCCGGCGGGGCGCCGCTGCCGTCCATCGAGGAGTTGGCGGACTGGGTCGCCGCTCTGCTGGACGCGGCGGGCGTGGCGAAGGCGGCGCTCGCCGGCCATTCCATGGGTGCCCTGGTGGCCCTGGAAACCGCGGCGCGGCATGGCGACCGCATCGAATCGCTGGCCCTGCTGGGCGTGGCGGAGACGATGCCGGTCCATCCCGACCTGCTGGCCGCCGCGGCGCTGAACGACCCGTCCGCCATCGAGCTGGTCATCGGCTGGGGGCATGGGCCGCGCGGGCATGTTGGCGGCGCGGCGGCTCCGGGCCTGTCGCTGGTGCCCGGTGGGCGGCGATTGATGCAGCGGGCGCGACCCGGCGTGCTGGGCGTCGATCTGGGAGCCTGCAATGCCTATGTCCGCGGCGGCGCCGCGGCGGCGGCGGTGTCCTGCCCGGCGCTGTTCCTGCTGGGTGGAGTCGACCGTATGACCCCGGCGAAATCCGGCAAGGCTCTCGCCGCTAAGGTTAGGCATTCCGAAGTCATTCAGCTGTCCGGCATAGGCCATATGGTTATGACGGAAGCACCGGACGCAACCACAGATGCCTTTTCGGCGCAGTTCTCCGCGCGCTAA